One genomic region from Mesorhizobium terrae encodes:
- a CDS encoding branched-chain amino acid ABC transporter permease, protein MSVELIAYAAFFLTMALTYAVMCLGLNVQWGQTGLFNVGVAGFVAIGAYVSALLTTPDAPDRFGGFGLPILVGWLGAAIATGLASFLVGWLTIRLRADYLAIATFGVAVTVQLIALNLQSVTGGPFGIGFIPRPFAAFASDPLAFSLLNLGVLVVVVILLYLALEHLLRSPWGRVLRAIREDETAALALGKNATRFRLQAFAIGGAIMGLAGATQAHFVGFIAPDNYVPLLTFQVWAMLIVGGSGNNRGAILGAVLVWGIWAASAGAIAGLFPPDQQARAAALRIVIIGVGLCAILLLRPRGILGEERIVSRHLARLSARQAASTNPTNPNP, encoded by the coding sequence ATGAGCGTCGAATTGATCGCCTACGCCGCCTTCTTCCTGACCATGGCTCTGACCTATGCGGTCATGTGCCTCGGCCTCAACGTGCAATGGGGTCAGACCGGCCTGTTCAATGTCGGCGTCGCGGGTTTTGTCGCCATCGGTGCTTATGTCTCGGCGCTGCTGACAACCCCTGATGCACCTGACCGCTTCGGCGGCTTCGGCCTGCCGATCCTTGTCGGCTGGTTGGGCGCGGCCATCGCCACCGGACTTGCCTCCTTCCTGGTCGGTTGGCTGACGATCCGGCTGCGCGCCGACTACCTCGCCATCGCCACCTTCGGTGTCGCGGTGACGGTGCAGCTCATCGCGCTCAACCTGCAAAGCGTTACGGGTGGACCCTTTGGCATCGGCTTCATCCCGCGCCCCTTCGCCGCTTTCGCAAGCGATCCGCTGGCATTCAGCCTGCTCAATCTTGGCGTTCTGGTGGTCGTGGTAATTCTGCTCTACCTCGCACTCGAGCATCTGCTGCGCAGCCCATGGGGACGCGTGCTGCGCGCCATCCGGGAAGACGAAACCGCCGCCCTCGCGCTCGGCAAGAACGCCACCCGGTTCCGTCTGCAGGCCTTTGCCATCGGCGGCGCCATAATGGGATTGGCGGGGGCTACCCAGGCACACTTCGTCGGCTTCATTGCACCCGACAATTATGTGCCGCTGCTCACCTTCCAGGTCTGGGCCATGCTGATCGTCGGTGGCTCCGGCAACAATCGCGGCGCGATCCTCGGCGCCGTCCTGGTGTGGGGGATTTGGGCGGCCTCGGCGGGTGCCATCGCGGGCCTGTTCCCGCCGGACCAGCAAGCCCGTGCCGCTGCATTGCGCATCGTCATCATCGGCGTCGGTCTTTGCGCCATCCTGCTGTTGCGACCCCGAGGCATCCTTGGCGAAGAACGCATTGTTTCGCGCCATCTCGCCCGTCTCTCGGCCAGGCAAGCGGCGTCCACGAACCCCACCAATCCAAATCCCTGA
- a CDS encoding aldo/keto reductase: MLTTPERTTLAGLDISRLLCGLWQVADLEKGGTPLDPENGADALQAYVNAGFDTFDMADHYGSAEIITGRLLARYPSGKRSLAFTKWCPEPGPMTADVVRKGVQERLDRLGVDKVDLLQFHWWSFEHPAWLDALHEMAKLKNEGLISAIGVTNFDAAHLALALADGVPLASNQVSFSLVDRRAAGPLSELCQRTGVKLFAYGTLCGGFLSDKWLGASEPASIADWSRSKYKRFIDAAGGWQAFQDILVASGEIARKHKVSISNVATRWVLEHQAVAAAIIGARLGENEHRDDNLKVFGFALDAEDKARLEAAFAETLPIPGDCGDEYRRPPYLTASGDLSHHLDALPSIYVAEAIPGRPGRSRVSSGSVWEPIAGYSRAVRIKDTIHVSGTTATHGSDRCVAPGDVGAQTTYILDKIVASISALGGRVEDVVRTRIYLRDAAQWEPASRAHGRVFGEIKPANTMVAAGDLIGDYEVEIEAVAVVG; this comes from the coding sequence ATGCTAACAACTCCCGAGCGCACGACGCTTGCCGGGCTCGACATCAGCCGCCTGCTTTGTGGGCTGTGGCAGGTGGCCGATCTGGAGAAAGGTGGTACGCCGCTCGATCCGGAAAACGGCGCCGACGCTCTGCAGGCTTATGTCAACGCCGGTTTCGACACGTTCGACATGGCCGACCACTACGGAAGTGCCGAGATCATCACCGGCCGCCTGCTGGCGCGTTATCCTTCCGGAAAGCGTTCGCTGGCCTTCACCAAATGGTGCCCTGAACCCGGGCCGATGACGGCGGATGTGGTCCGCAAGGGCGTGCAGGAAAGGCTCGACCGGCTCGGCGTCGACAAGGTCGATCTCCTGCAGTTCCATTGGTGGAGCTTCGAGCATCCCGCCTGGCTCGACGCCCTGCATGAAATGGCGAAGCTCAAGAACGAGGGTTTGATCAGCGCCATCGGCGTCACCAATTTCGACGCCGCCCACTTGGCCCTGGCACTTGCCGACGGTGTCCCCCTCGCCTCGAACCAGGTTTCCTTCTCGCTGGTCGACCGCCGCGCGGCCGGTCCGCTTTCGGAGCTTTGCCAGCGCACCGGCGTAAAATTGTTCGCCTATGGCACGCTTTGTGGCGGCTTCCTCAGCGACAAATGGCTGGGTGCCTCGGAGCCCGCCTCGATCGCCGACTGGAGCCGTTCGAAATACAAGCGTTTCATCGATGCTGCCGGCGGCTGGCAGGCGTTTCAAGACATTCTGGTCGCAAGCGGCGAGATCGCCCGCAAGCACAAGGTCTCGATTTCCAATGTTGCCACGCGCTGGGTTCTCGAACACCAGGCGGTGGCGGCGGCCATCATCGGCGCCCGACTTGGCGAGAACGAGCACCGCGACGACAATTTGAAGGTCTTCGGCTTTGCGCTCGATGCCGAGGACAAGGCACGGTTGGAGGCCGCCTTCGCCGAAACCCTGCCCATTCCTGGCGATTGTGGCGACGAATATCGCCGCCCGCCTTATCTCACCGCCTCGGGCGATCTCAGCCATCATCTCGACGCACTGCCCTCCATCTACGTGGCCGAGGCCATTCCCGGACGACCGGGGCGTTCGCGCGTATCCTCGGGCAGCGTGTGGGAGCCGATTGCCGGCTATAGCCGTGCCGTGCGCATCAAGGACACGATCCATGTGTCCGGCACCACTGCCACCCACGGCTCCGACCGTTGTGTGGCACCCGGCGATGTCGGCGCGCAGACCACCTATATCCTCGACAAGATCGTAGCTTCGATATCCGCGCTCGGCGGACGGGTGGAAGACGTGGTGCGCACCCGCATCTATCTTCGCGATGCAGCGCAATGGGAACCGGCATCCCGCGCCCATGGCCGCGTCTTCGGCGAGATCAAGCCAGCCAACACCATGGTCGCCGCAGGCGATCTGATCGGCGACTACGAGGTTGAGATCGAAGCGGTCGCTGTTGTCGGCTGA
- a CDS encoding GntR family transcriptional regulator produces the protein MSRRGALSPVGRETLHDRVYAEMRRSLIHGMFDAGQMMRIVDLAETLETSTMPVREALGRLVSEQALEALPNRSVRVPLITRERLEDLARARCLIEGQVTALASSNLAASDFEELRRLTAACEAAFASSDRDKAHKTSELNHAFHFYIYRAAGSAVLIPIVESLWLQSGPYVRAAAQIHDGNRDIPATHHHWALIDALERRDVAGSVKALTDDITRSFNLIRGRLDAEDADKQKLRHG, from the coding sequence GTGAGCAGGCGTGGTGCTCTTTCGCCCGTAGGCCGCGAAACCCTGCATGATCGCGTCTACGCCGAGATGCGCCGCTCGCTGATCCACGGTATGTTCGACGCGGGCCAAATGATGCGCATCGTGGATCTCGCCGAGACCCTGGAGACCAGCACGATGCCCGTGCGCGAGGCTCTGGGCCGTCTGGTCTCGGAACAGGCACTGGAAGCCTTGCCCAATCGATCCGTTAGGGTGCCGCTGATCACGCGCGAAAGGCTGGAAGATCTGGCCCGCGCGCGTTGCCTGATCGAAGGGCAGGTCACCGCGCTGGCTTCGTCCAATCTTGCCGCTTCCGATTTCGAAGAGCTGCGTCGGTTGACGGCGGCGTGCGAGGCCGCCTTCGCCAGCAGCGATCGCGACAAGGCGCATAAGACTTCCGAACTCAACCACGCCTTCCATTTCTACATTTATCGCGCCGCCGGTTCGGCGGTGCTGATCCCGATCGTGGAAAGCCTCTGGTTGCAATCCGGCCCCTATGTGCGCGCCGCCGCCCAGATCCATGACGGGAACCGTGACATCCCGGCCACCCATCACCACTGGGCGCTGATCGACGCCCTGGAGCGCCGCGACGTTGCGGGCTCGGTAAAGGCGCTGACCGACGACATCACGCGCTCCTTCAACTTGATCCGAGGGCGTCTCGATGCCGAGGATGCGGACAAGCAGAAGCTGCGGCATGGTTGA
- a CDS encoding ABC transporter ATP-binding protein, with the protein MSPAQILEVRDLVVRYRARGLFAAAPKPAVNGASFELARGETLGIVGESGSGKTSLLRALLRLLPVESGSVRLEGQDWLALNGDVLRRVRQKIGVVSQNPFLSLSPRLTIAEIIAEPMLARGDRSNLAMRARIKSLLSDCGLPSDFLERRARELSGGQAQRVAIARALALAPKLMILDEPTSALDVSVQAQILNLLAELKESRGLSMLFVTHNLKVVAHMADSLMVMRRGDVVESGRTEEVVRTPAQDYTRELLAFGLNVRPDRA; encoded by the coding sequence ATGAGCCCGGCGCAGATCCTCGAGGTGCGCGATCTCGTCGTCCGCTACCGCGCCCGCGGCCTATTCGCGGCGGCGCCGAAGCCGGCGGTCAACGGCGCGAGTTTCGAGCTCGCCAGGGGCGAAACCCTCGGCATCGTCGGGGAGAGCGGGTCCGGCAAAACCAGTCTTCTGCGCGCGCTGTTGCGATTGCTGCCGGTTGAAAGCGGCTCGGTGAGGCTTGAGGGGCAGGATTGGCTGGCCCTGAACGGCGATGTTTTGCGGCGCGTACGTCAGAAGATCGGGGTCGTGTCGCAAAACCCCTTTCTCTCGCTCAGCCCGCGCCTGACGATCGCCGAGATAATCGCCGAGCCGATGCTCGCGCGAGGAGACCGGTCAAACCTCGCCATGCGCGCCAGGATCAAGAGCCTCTTATCGGACTGCGGCCTACCGTCGGACTTCCTCGAGCGTCGTGCGCGCGAGCTTTCCGGCGGCCAGGCGCAGCGTGTCGCGATCGCGCGGGCGCTTGCGCTGGCGCCGAAGCTGATGATCCTCGACGAGCCGACTTCTGCACTCGATGTCTCGGTGCAGGCCCAGATTTTGAACCTGCTGGCCGAGCTGAAGGAAAGCCGCGGCCTGTCGATGCTTTTCGTCACCCACAATCTGAAGGTCGTTGCGCATATGGCGGATAGCCTCATGGTCATGCGGCGGGGTGACGTGGTCGAATCCGGCCGGACAGAAGAGGTGGTGCGGACGCCAGCGCAGGACTACACGCGCGAACTGCTGGCGTTCGGTCTCAATGTCCGCCCGGACCGGGCATGA
- a CDS encoding TIGR04076 family protein, whose amino-acid sequence MVERHDDSFELYDLRVEVTAPEGGPIYCGAKVGDYFEMRGEMLHLPPGQGFSIYSLAALLPLLPAKQRPTHKNDWMTTDAEVACPDPNCSSRFRITRTGLRRFSHAETTAVPLKDH is encoded by the coding sequence ATGGTTGAGCGGCACGACGATTCCTTCGAGCTTTACGACCTGCGCGTCGAGGTGACGGCGCCGGAAGGCGGGCCCATCTATTGTGGCGCCAAGGTTGGCGACTATTTCGAGATGCGCGGGGAGATGCTGCATCTTCCGCCTGGGCAAGGCTTCTCGATCTATTCGTTGGCGGCGTTGCTGCCGCTTCTGCCGGCCAAGCAGAGGCCAACCCACAAGAACGACTGGATGACGACGGACGCGGAAGTCGCCTGTCCGGATCCCAATTGCAGCTCGCGGTTTCGCATTACCCGAACCGGCCTGCGCCGCTTCAGCCACGCTGAAACCACCGC
- a CDS encoding branched-chain amino acid ABC transporter permease, translating to MNPQLIMDGLIAGSMIGLGAIGITLTYSILRFANFAHGEMISWGAYFALAASGLIGSLSGALLAPIGPFSFGWSLPLGIVAAMALTAGLALLVDALLFGPLRKRRSAIIIMVMASFGASLALRSTLEFIFTSKPAYFSKALQIALPLGGGLRATPDQLLSLAAAATLVLAVHIMLTRTAIGRSMRAVSENQQLAGVVGVDVRQVIRTVWVLGAALACIAGAMAGLLVQIRPYMGLDLLLPLFAAAILGGIGSVPGAMLAGLIVGIAEALGVQVIGAEWRAAVAFVILVAVLLLRPQGLFGRAE from the coding sequence ATGAACCCGCAACTCATCATGGACGGACTGATCGCCGGATCGATGATCGGGCTCGGCGCCATCGGCATCACATTGACCTATTCGATCCTGCGCTTCGCCAATTTCGCGCATGGCGAAATGATCAGCTGGGGTGCTTATTTTGCCTTGGCGGCGAGCGGCCTGATCGGCTCCCTGTCTGGCGCGCTGCTTGCTCCGATCGGTCCGTTTTCCTTCGGCTGGTCGCTGCCGCTGGGCATCGTTGCCGCCATGGCCTTGACCGCGGGCCTCGCTTTGCTCGTCGACGCCTTGCTGTTCGGTCCACTGCGGAAAAGGCGCAGCGCCATCATCATCATGGTCATGGCAAGCTTCGGCGCCTCGCTCGCGCTCCGCAGCACGCTGGAATTCATTTTCACCTCGAAGCCCGCTTATTTCTCGAAGGCACTGCAGATCGCGCTTCCGCTTGGCGGTGGGCTCAGGGCAACACCCGACCAACTCTTGTCGCTGGCCGCTGCAGCCACGCTCGTGCTCGCAGTCCATATCATGCTCACGCGCACGGCAATCGGGCGTTCGATGCGCGCCGTCAGCGAAAATCAGCAGCTTGCCGGAGTTGTCGGCGTCGACGTACGCCAAGTCATCCGCACCGTTTGGGTGCTGGGTGCGGCACTTGCCTGTATCGCCGGCGCGATGGCAGGCCTGCTGGTGCAGATTCGCCCCTATATGGGCCTGGATCTGCTGTTGCCGCTGTTCGCCGCCGCGATCCTGGGCGGGATCGGCAGCGTTCCCGGAGCCATGCTGGCCGGTTTGATCGTTGGCATAGCGGAAGCGCTGGGCGTGCAGGTGATCGGCGCCGAATGGCGCGCGGCGGTCGCCTTTGTCATCCTGGTCGCCGTCTTGTTGTTGCGCCCGCAAGGCCTGTTCGGGAGAGCCGAATGA
- a CDS encoding ABC transporter ATP-binding protein, giving the protein MSGQQPPVALSTRSLVAGYERDLPIVRGVDFSIRAGELVIVLGPNGAGKSTFVKAIAGLVPIHSGTVLLGDFDSTAVPTHEKIRHGLAFVPQTENIFATMSIHDNLLLAANVLPKEKRSRRIADLYAMFPDLAGRPSLRAGQLSGGQRQMLAVARALIVEPAVLILDEPSAGLSPKIVQEVFAQLKAINEAGVTIILVEQNVKAALAIADRAVILVEGQLRHEGPAATLANDPIVAELYLGARRSGEVPTP; this is encoded by the coding sequence ATGAGTGGCCAACAGCCTCCAGTTGCTCTATCGACCCGTTCCTTGGTCGCCGGGTACGAGCGCGACCTGCCCATCGTGCGCGGTGTCGATTTTTCGATCCGCGCTGGCGAACTTGTCATCGTGCTCGGCCCCAATGGCGCGGGCAAATCTACCTTCGTCAAGGCGATCGCCGGGCTGGTGCCGATCCATTCCGGGACCGTCCTTCTTGGCGATTTCGACAGCACCGCCGTTCCGACGCACGAGAAAATCCGCCACGGCCTGGCTTTCGTGCCGCAAACCGAAAACATCTTCGCAACGATGTCGATCCACGACAACTTGCTTCTGGCCGCGAACGTGCTGCCGAAGGAAAAGCGCAGCCGCCGTATCGCCGATCTCTATGCAATGTTCCCTGACCTCGCCGGACGCCCCTCCTTGCGCGCCGGCCAGCTTTCGGGCGGCCAGCGCCAGATGCTGGCGGTGGCGCGCGCGCTGATTGTGGAACCCGCCGTGCTGATCCTCGACGAACCGTCGGCCGGTCTTTCGCCGAAGATCGTGCAAGAGGTCTTCGCGCAGCTCAAGGCGATCAACGAAGCGGGTGTCACCATCATCCTGGTCGAACAGAATGTGAAAGCGGCTCTCGCCATTGCCGACCGAGCAGTCATACTGGTGGAGGGACAACTGCGCCACGAAGGTCCTGCCGCAACCCTGGCCAACGACCCGATCGTCGCCGAACTCTATCTTGGCGCGCGGCGCAGCGGCGAGGTACCGACGCCATGA
- a CDS encoding ABC transporter ATP-binding protein translates to MQPVADTPSALPHADRRAELVKAQDLVKQFGGLRAVDHMSIALHRGEMVGLIGPNGAGKTTLFNLLAGSLTPTSGSIRIGGVEVAQERPERRIARGIGRTFQIPRPFAEMTVLENVLVGSQNQAGEHIWSNFLRSGRVAVQERQAVEKARSLLDFVNLSSLEAEPARVLSGGQRKLLELARMLMADPETILLDEPAAGVNPTLLELIIDRVLELNGQGKSILLIEHNMDMVARLCGRVVVMAAGKFLTEGSPAKVSRDRTVIEAYLGEVTV, encoded by the coding sequence ATGCAGCCTGTCGCAGACACACCTTCCGCTCTTCCGCACGCCGACAGGCGCGCGGAGCTCGTCAAAGCTCAGGACCTGGTGAAACAGTTCGGCGGCCTGCGCGCGGTTGATCATATGTCGATCGCGCTGCATCGCGGCGAAATGGTTGGGCTGATCGGCCCAAACGGCGCTGGCAAGACCACCCTCTTCAACCTTTTGGCCGGCAGTCTCACGCCGACATCCGGTTCGATCAGGATCGGCGGCGTCGAGGTTGCGCAGGAACGCCCGGAACGGCGCATCGCCCGTGGCATCGGCCGTACCTTCCAGATCCCTCGTCCGTTTGCGGAAATGACCGTGTTGGAAAATGTACTGGTCGGCAGTCAGAACCAGGCTGGCGAGCATATCTGGTCGAATTTCCTGCGGTCCGGTCGTGTCGCCGTCCAAGAACGCCAGGCTGTCGAAAAGGCGCGTTCGCTGCTCGACTTCGTCAATCTATCCAGTCTCGAAGCCGAACCGGCGCGGGTGTTGTCCGGCGGCCAGCGCAAGCTTCTGGAACTGGCGCGTATGCTGATGGCCGATCCCGAGACCATCCTGCTTGACGAACCGGCGGCCGGCGTCAACCCGACGCTGCTCGAACTGATCATCGATCGCGTGCTCGAACTGAACGGTCAGGGCAAGTCGATCCTGCTCATCGAACACAACATGGACATGGTGGCTCGGCTGTGTGGCCGCGTTGTTGTCATGGCGGCGGGAAAGTTCCTGACCGAAGGCTCGCCCGCCAAAGTTTCGCGTGACCGAACCGTGATCGAAGCCTATCTCGGCGAGGTTACAGTATGA